The nucleotide window GACCTCCGCAAGCGCCGACTGCTGTACCGCGCCGCGGCCGACGAACTGGCGAAAAAGCCCGGCCACGACCCGCACCGCAGCCCCATCAAGGTGAAGTCAACGCGCCCACTCATCAAGGCGTTCGATGAGGCCCTGCTGTCCGCGATCGACGATGCGGGAGTGAACGTGCTCCCGTGGCCCGTTCTGGGAGCGACCACGATTACCGCGAAGGGGAAACCGTCGTTCGCGAAACACCTCGAAAAGCTCGACGGCAAAACGGTCACGCTCACCGGCTTCATGCAGCCCGTCAAAGACGAGCTTGCCGTGACGGGCTTTCTGCTCCTCGAATACCCGGTGGGCTGCTGGTTCTGCGAAGTGCCCGACCCGACCGCGATGCTCAACGTGGAACTCAAGGCCGGTAAAACCGCGGAGCTGCGCAAGGGGCTCATCAAGGTAACGGGAACGCTGGTACTGAACCGAACGGACCCGGAGAGTTACCTGTTCTCACTGAAGGACGCCCGCGTCGGCGAAGTGGACTGATCCCGGCGCGTTTCACACTGGATCAATCGACGATTTTCACCGGTAGTTTGCGCTGCCCGGCCATCCACGGTTGGGCCGGCATTTCCTTGAGCCAGTCACTCAGGCTGGGAATGAAGCCGAGATCTTCGAGAACGTGCTGTTCGGCGATGTCGCGCACGAACACCTCCCGGCCGTCCGAATTGGTCACGAACCGGCCAAAGATCTCTTCGATGATGTAGATCCCGAACGCGGAGTGAAACACGCACCGGTGCGTCACCTCGGCGTGGGCGCTCTTGGTGCTGTCCATGCGCTCGTGGATGTCGATGTAGTCCTCGGGCTTACCGCCCCAGCGCTTCGCGGACGATTGCGCGTGAACCCAGGCCTTCGACACGGTCAATCCTCCAACGTGGTTTCGCGCACCTCGTACCATTCGAACTCGTCGAACGCAGCCCACACCGCGTCCCGCTGCCCCTCGGTCAACTCGCCCACCACCCGCGCCCACCATTGGTCCCACTGCACGTACCCCACCTTCGGCGCCTTGGGTTCAGGAACGCCGAACGTCTTGAGGAGCTTGAAAAGCTCGTCCTCGTCGGACATCAGGAAGCCCGGGTCGGTGTCGTGCGCAAACGGGTTCGTGACCGCACGCAGCTCGCGGTTGAGGCGCTCCGCGTGCTCCTGCGCCGCCTTCTTCGACGCGAATACAAGGTCCGGTTCGGTGTAACTCGTGTTCACCGCCGACACCTCGCGCACCACGATGTACGCCTTGAGCGGTTTCGCCTTTCGGGGTCGCTTGGCCTTCTTCGCGGCCGGCTTGCGGCTCATTCCAGCCCCTCCAGCGGGACCTCAATGACCTCGTAGAACGGGGTGTCCTTCACCAGCCGAAAAACGCCTTCGCCCTTATTCAGCTTCTGGCTGCCGAGCAGTCCGCGCTGCCGCCGGACGCGGTCCCGCATGTCGAACATGGCGTACTCGTCCTCGGTCTCGTAATCCCCCGCGAACTCGTCGGACTCGTCAACGATGTCAGCCCACAGATCGCGAGCGATGTCGTTACTGTCCGCGCACTCCTTCTCGGCGCGCTCGCGGGTGCGGAACACCTGCATCACCTCGCTCTGGTCCGGGTGTGCGTCGTAGGTTTCGTCGTTGTACTGCCAGTTGATGTGGACCACCGCGTAGCCGACCGGGCGTACCGGTTCCTCGACGACCGCGTAAAACCGCACCTTGTCGAGCGCTTCCCATACCGCGTGCCGCTTCTCCGCGGACAGCTTTGCGTGCCCCTTCTTCCACCACCCGGCCCAGTCGGTGGCACCGCCCTTCTTCGGATTCGGCGGATCGACGCCGTGATCCATGAGCCAGTCGCGGAGCCGCGGCTCGTCGAGGTGCGTCCAGAAGTACACGCCGGCACCGCAGGCGAACGGGTTCACCACCTCGCGGCACGCGTTCTCGCGCGTAACGCGCTCGGCGTCCGCGGCATCGAACGTGTCGAACGACGCCACGTTCCGCGCCCCCGGTTGCCGCTCCATTGTGCCGTCGTAGGACTCGGCCCAGTTGAGCCGTTTGAGTACGAACCGCGTTGCGGGCTTCGCCATGACTGCCTCCGGAGAAACCGAAAGCAGCATAACGCGTGCGGGAAATGTGGTCGAGGTGCGCAACAAAAAAGCACCGGCGGGCCGGGCACCTCGCAGTTGATCGCGAGGTACCCGGCCCGCCGGTGAAACCGAACGGTGCGTTAAGCCTTAGCGCACGCCGCCCTTGTACTTCTTGCTGCTGCGGAGCTTATGCTTGCGGGCCTTGCGGCGCTTCTTCGAGGCGTTCCGCTGGCTCTTCGGCGCGTGTTGAATGCCCATTTCGACGTCCCTCGGTTAGCGTTCGTGCGAAAGCGGCATTTTAGGAACGATCACCACGGCTGGCCAATCGCCCGGGCCACGAGGTCGTACCCGTCGGACGCCGTGATCTTCGCCCGGACGAAATCGCCCGGGCGCAGGTTCTTCCCCTTCACCCGCACCGCGCAATCGATCTCGGGTGCGTCGGCGTAAGTGCGGCCCCGGAAGTGGTTGGCGAACTCGGGGTCCGGCCCGTCGATCACAACGGGATGCTCCCGGCCGACTTGCGCCTCGGCCCAGCCGAACGCAACGCCCTGTTGCACTTCCATGATCGCGTTCACGCGGGCCTGCTTCACGTCCTCAGGCAGGTGCCCGTCGAGCTTCTCGGCAGGCGTGCCCGGTTCGAGCGAGTACGGGAACACCCCCACCCGCTCGAACTTGAACTGCGCAACGAAGTCGCGCAGTTCCTCGAACTCGGCGTCGGTTTCGCCGGGGAACCCGGTGATGAACGTGGTGCGGATCGCGAGGTCCGGCCACTTCTCGCGGAGCCGGTACAGCAGCTTCTCGGTCGCGGCGCGATCGACCCGGCGGATCATCCGCTTCAGCACGCGGTCGCTGATGTGCTGGAGCGGCATATCCAGGTACGGGATGATCTTCTTCGAGCCCGCGAACGTCTCGATCAGCTCGTCCGAGATGTGTTCCGGGTAGGCATACAGAGTGCGAATCCACTCGATGTTCTCGACCTTGTCGAGTTCGCGCAGCAGTTCGGCGAGCCGGGTGCGGCCGTACAGATCCATCCCGTAATAGGTCGTGTCCTGCGCGACGATGATGAGTTCGCGGACGCCGTCGGCGGCCAGCTCGCGGGCCTCGCGAATGACTTCCTCGATCGGCTTCGTGACGTGCTTCCCGCGCATCTTGGGAATCGCGCAGTAGGTGCAGAGCCGGTCGCAGCCCTCGCTGACCTTCAGGTACGCGAAGTGCCGCGGGGTGATTCGGAGGCGGGCCGTGTCCTCGAGCGCCCGCACCGGCGCCGGCCGGAACAGCGACCGCTGCTCGTCGCGCTGCGACACCGCACGGTCCACGACGGCAGCGATCTCCTCGCGGCCGAACACGCCGACAATCTGATCGACTTCGGGCACCTGCTCGAGCAGCACGTCTTTCTGCCGCTCGGCCATGCACCCGGCGACGACGACGGACCCGACCTTGCCGGCCTTCTTCAGTTCGAGCATCTCGCGGATGACCGCGAGCGACTCCTGCCGCGCCGGCTCGATGAACCCGCAGGTGTTCACGATGACCACGTCGGCGCCGGCGGCGTCGGGCTGGAGCGAGTACCCGTCCTGGGCGAGTTTGCCCAGCATCCGCTCGCTGTCCACGGTGTTCTTGGGGCAGCCCAGCGAGATGAAGGCGTAGTTCCCTTTGGTCGCGGCGCCCGCGGCGGGCGACTTATCAGCGCTGAGCGGGAGACTCTTGACGGACATTCGATTGCGGCCCGGCGGTGTGTGGCGAAGGTCGAACCGGTATTGTAGGGCGCTTATTGTAGGGTAACAAGCGGGGCTCAGCGCCGGCGGCTCGGCCCCGCGTACAGCACCTCGACCCGAAGGTTGTTATCGTCAACGCGATAGTAGACGCCGAGGACATCCTCGTACCACAGCCGGTACCCTTGATCGCGGGACTCGCCCATGTCGCGCGGGGTACGCCGTAGGACCCAGTCGATGCGAGCTGCGGCCGCACGTACGGCCGCCGGGTCATCGGCGGCCGCTTCAATGCGGGACACCTCAAGCGTGGCAGTCAACCGCCACGTGACAGTGAACGTCATTGCCAGCCCAGCCGTTGTTTCATTTCTTCGAAGGTGAATCCCGGCTCGGTAAGCCGGCGGGCGGTCTCCTCGGGAGTGATCCCCCGGACCCAGTCGGGCTCGATCGCGCCCGCGGGGTCGGTCGCCGCGAGGAGCACGCCCGCCGGGTCGCGGAACTCGATGCGCTGGGTGCGGGCGGCTTCGACGAACAGCTTTTCGGCGTCGGCCCAGCTCACGGCCCGACCGCCGATGTGCAGCGTAACCATCACACGCCTCCGATGAGATCAGTCTGTATTGTAACACGTCTGCCCGGCGCTCAACAACGCGCGAAAGCGGCACAGCAAGGGCTGTCGATGGGGCGCGGTTCGTCGTCAGGAAGGGCGCCCGGGCAAAAGGCGCCGGCTCGACTTCTTTGAGCCGAAGGAGTGGACCGCGGGCACCGAGCGCGAACCAAGTCACGCCCGTCGTCGGCTTGAACAGCACCGCCTGCCGTTCCCTTGGCGCAAGAAAACAGTACCGGGTTTACCGCCGCCGCGGCTTCACCGCGCTCCGCTCCTCGCGCGTCCCGTCCTCCGTACAACAGCGGGTGACTCGTCCCGCTGTACGGAGCTTCCTTCCGATGCCTCTCGCCATCCGCACCGACGCCTGCGCCCTCGACTTCCTTTCCCTCGGCGCGCTGGTCCACCGGCTCGACCCGGGCGTCGTCCCGTTCCGCAAGGCCCGTAACTTCGACATCCACGTGTCCGGCGGCGAGTACAACGTCGCCGCGAACCTGTCCGACTGCTTCGGGCTGAAGACCGGCGTCGCCACCGCGATGGTGAACAACCCGGTGGGCGACCTCGTCCAGGCGCGCGTCCGCGAGATGGGCGTGGCCGCGTTCTACAAGCACTTCGAGCACGACGGCGTGCGCGGGCCGAACATCGCCACGGTGTACAGCGACCGCGGCCAGGGCGTGCGCGCCCCGGTCGTGTTCTACAACCGGGCCAACGAGGCCGCTGCGCTCCTGAAGGTCGGCGACTTCGACTGGAAGGCGATCATGACCGGCGGGTGCCGGTGGTTCCACTCCGGCGGCATCTTCGCGTCGCTCTCCGAAGCCAACCCGGACCTCATCATCGACGGGATGAAGGCCGCGAAGGCGCAAGGCGCGGTCGTGTCGTTCGACCTGAACTACCGCGGCAAGCTGTGGAAGACGGTCGGCGGCGACAAGCGGGCCGTTGAGGTGCTGCGCAAGATCGTGGCCAACGTGGACTGCCTCATCGGCAACGAAGAGGACATGCAGAAGGGGCTCGGCGTGAAAGGCCCCGAGGTGACCAAGAAGGAAGAGTCGAAGCTGAACCCCGACGTGTTCTTCGGGATGATCGAGAACACCGTGAAGGAGTTCCCGAACATCAAACTGGTCGCCACCACGCTGCGCGAGACGCACTCGGCGAACCGGCACGACTGGGCCGCGGTGCTGTGGATGGACGGGCAGCGGTACATCAGCCCGACCGCCCAGCTCGACGTGATAGACCGCATCGGCGGCGGCGACGGGTTCGCCGCGGGCACCATTTACGGCCTGCTCGCCGGGCGCCAGCCGCAGGAGGCGCTGAACCTGGGCTGGGCGCACGGCGCGCTGCTCACCACCTACCACGGCGACACCACGATGGCGACGCTCGCCGAGGTCGATGCGTTCGCCGCCGGCACCGGGGCGCGGGTGCAACGGTAAGTCAGATCGGCCGCCCCGGACCCGTGTCAGGGGACCGGAGGCGGCCCGACCGCTCAGTCGCTACTTGACCAACTCCACCTCGAAGATCAGGGTGGCGCCGCCCGGGATGCTCGGCTCGCTGCCGCGCTCGCCGTACCCCAGATCAGAGGGCACAACCAGTTTGCGGATGCCGCCGGGTTTCATGCCCGGAATGCCCTTCTGCCAGCCCTGCACCAGACTGGTCAGCGGCCACGTGTTCGGCGCCTTGCCCTTGTTGCTGTCGAACTGCGTCCCGTCCACCAGCCACCCGGTGTAGTGGATCGTGACCGTCGCGCCCGGCGCGGCCGGTTCGCCGGTGCCTTCCTTCAGGTCGCGGACCTTCAGCCCCTCGCCGATGTCCTTCAGGCCGGGATCGTCGGTGCCGCCGTTCGACCCGTCCGACATCGGCTTCCCGGGACCGGTGGTCACGTTCTTTTGCGACATCACCTCGATCAGCTCGACCTCGAAGATGAGGGTACTGTTGGCCGGGATCTTGCCCTTGCTCGTCGACCCGTAACCCTTGTCGGGCGCGATCACCAGCTTGCGGATGCCGCCCGGTTTCATGCCCGGGATGCCCTCCTGCCAGCCCTTGATGAGCCCGGCCAGTTTGAACTGCGCCGGCTGCCCGCGGTCCTTGCTGCTGTCGAACTGCGTCCCGTCCACCAGCCACCCGGTGTAGTGGATCTTCACCTCGGCCCCCGCGGGGCACTCCTCGCCGACCCCCGCCTTGATGTCGCGGTACTTCACGCCCGGGGTCAGTTCCTTCAAACCGGGATCGTCGGGCGACCCATCCGACCCGTCGGACATCTTCTTCGCCGTCGCGGCGTCGGACACGTAAATCACCAGCGACACCAGCACGATGATCACGCCGACCGCCAGCGCCGGCACCAGGATCTGCTTCATCTTCTGCTTGTCCAGCCCGTCGGGCTGAGCCGCACCCGCCATCGCCGCACCTCCGCGCGCCAGGAATGGGAATCGCAAGCTGTTATACGCCCGCGCCCCGGGGTAGCATCAACCCTCTCACCCCTCGCGAGGATTAAATCATGCGCTTGTGTACTGCCGTCGTGTTCGCCCTGTGCGCGTGCGCGCTCGGGGCCGGCGGCCAGGAAAAGAAAGACAAAGAGGAGCTGACGAAGCTGCTCGGCGAGATCAAATCTCTCATGCAGGACCGAAAATACGCGAAGGTGATCCCGCTCGCGAAGAAGGCCGCCGAACTCGACCCCACGAACCCCGGCCCGCCGTTCGCTGCGGCAAACGCCCACGCCGAGCTGCGCCAGCACGCCGAGGCCGTAAAGGCGTGGAGCCAGTTCATCAAGCTCGTGCCCGAAGAGGCGAAGGCCTACGACGCCCGCGGCGACGCGCAACTCAAGCAGGGGAACTTCAAGGAAGCCCTCGCGGACTTCGACGAGTACCTCAAGCACAACCCGAAGGCGGCCCCGGACCACTGGCGGCGCGGGATCGCGCTGTACTACGCCGGCCGGTTCAAGGACGGGGCGGCGCAGTTCGACGCGGCCGAAGGGAAGGCGCGCGAGGACGTCGAGAACTCGGTGTGGCACTACCTCTGCAACGCCCGCGCGAACACGCCCAAGAAGGCCCGCGCGGAGCTGATTCCGGTAACGAAGGACGCGCGGGTGCCCATGAAGCAGGTGCTGGAACTGTTCGCGGGCAAGATCAAGCCGAAGGATGTGCTCGCTGCCGCCGAGGACGCGCAACTGGACGGCGAGGGGCTCAAGGAAGCGCGGTTCTACGCGAACCTGTACGTCGCGCTGTACTACGAAACCGAAGGCGACGCGAAGAAGTGCCTCGAGCACATGGCGACGGCGGTCGAGAAGTACGAAATCGGCCACTACATGTGGGACGTGGCCGCCGTCCACTTGAAGCTGTTGAAAGGCAAGAAATAAGCGTGTTCACCGCAGAGGGCACGAGAGGGCGCGGAGAAAGGCATTGAGAGTCCGAGAACTCTCAAGGTCTTTCTCCGCGCCCTCTCGTGCCCTCTGCGGTGAACACCTTTCTTGTCTTCTCTGCGCCCTCTGCGGTTAACACCCTTCTATTCACTTAACCCCGGCTCGATGACGCGCATCGACTTCCACTTGCCGCCGCGGAACCGGAACCAGAAGCACACGCTCATCCCGATGATGTGCAGCGTCGCGAACACCCAGCACCAGTACAGGTTCCCGCCGTTGAACACAACGACCGCGGTCGGGATCACCATCAGGGGCCACGCCAGCGCGAACGTGAGGGCGGTCACGTACTTGGTGTCCCCGGCCCCGCGGAGCGCGAACGCGAACGACACGTTGATCGCGTCCGCCACCGAGAACACCGCCACGCACAGCAACAGGTTCGGAACCAGCGCCGCGATCGCCGCGAACTGCTCCGGCTCCTTATCCCCCTCGAACACCGACAGCAGCACCGTCGGAATGGTGACGTAAGCGAGCGCGATCAGGGACATGTACCCGAACGTCCACTTCAGCCCGGTGTAGGTGCTCTTCTCCGCGAGGTCCGGGCGGTCGCCGCCGAGCCGCTGCCCCACCATGATGCAGATCGCCTGCCCCATCCCCATCATCGGCAGGAACGCGATCATGTTCAGCCGGATGGCGAGGGTCGTCGCGCCCAGGGCCGCGTCCCCGAGCCGCCCGACCAGTTGCGTGAAGGCGTTGAACACCAGCACGTCGAGGAACACCTGCATCCCCGCCGGACCGCCGTAAACCATCAGCCGCCGGAACAGCTCGCGCTCCGGCTTCCACCCGCTGAAGGTGCCGAACTCGTCGCGGTACTTCTTGCGGAGCATCAGCGCCAGCGCGAACAGCGCCGCCGCCCACGACCCCGCTACCGTCGCCCACCCAGCGCCTTCGATGCCCAGTTCCGGAAAGCCCAGTCGGCCGAAAATCAGTACTAAGGCGAATGCGATATTCACCGCCGTGCCGGCCGCTTCGATTCCGAGCACGGTCCACGTCTGCCCGCGCCCGGAGAAGAACCCGTTGATCGCGCCCATCACGAGCATCGGCAGGGCCGCGAAAGCGAGACACCGCAAGTAAATGGTCTCGAGCCGCTGGATCTCCGGCGTGTGCCCGCCCACCGCAATCAGGTGCGGGGACGCCGGAACCACCACAAGGAACAGCACGCCCGCGACAACGGCGAAGTGAATCCCCTGCCACACGGCGGCGCCGACGCGGTGCGGGCGCTTGGCCCCGGTGTACTGGGCGACGAACGTCGAGGTGTAGCCGGCCGTGACCTGAAGCACGCCGAAGAACAGCCAGTACCACATGACCGCCGGGAACGACGCGGCCATCTCGCGCGGGTCGTGCCAGGACAGGAGCACGGTGTCCACGAACACCTGCACCGTCATGAAGCTCTGGCTGACGATCAGCGGCAGCGCGAGCTTGAGCAGTTCGCGCGAACCGCCGGGGGTGTCGGTCGAAGGCGCATGCGTAGCGTGTGTCTCGGCCACGGCGGCCCCGACCGCTTCGGTCGCGCCCGCCGGTTCCGAGTACGGCCCGGCCGGGACGCCGGGGTCCGGGTCGGGAACGGCGGTCGGGTCGGTTTCAACTGCTGGGCGGGCGGCGGGCTTGGGGCCTACGGTTGGGGAGAGTGCGGGTTCAACCGGGTCGATGCCCATAGGTGTCCGTCGTCCTTGTGGAATGGGTCCGGGCGAACTACTTGGCCGGCAGCAGCCAGACGTTCCGGAACTGAACCGGGTGGCCGTGGTCTTGTAGCAAAATCGGGCCGGGCTTCGAGATGTCGCCGCCGAGGCCGCTGGTCGTGTTGTCCGAGGTCACGGCAACGTCGTCGTGAATCGTGATCCCGTTGTGACTCACCGTCATGCGGGCGGGTTCGGTCTTTTTGCCGTTTTCCACTTTCGGCGGCGTAAATTCAATGTCGTAGCTCTGCCACACGGTCGGCGCCTTGCAGGCGTTGACCGCCGGCGCCGCGACCCCGTAGATGGCGCCGCAATCGTTCTTGCCGCTCTTGAGGCCGTAACTGTCGAGGATCTGCACCTCGTAGCGCCCCTGGAGGTACACGCCGGAGTTGCCGCGCCCCTGCCCGCTGCCGCCCGGCTCGTAAGGCACACGGAACTCGACGTGTAGCTTGAACTTCCCGCCGAACACGTCCCTCGTGATGATGTCGCCGTGCCCCTTAACGCCCTCCATCACCCCGCCCTTGAGGGTCCACTTCACCTCACTCTTCCCGTCGCGCTTCACCCACTTCGAGAAGTCCTTGCCGTCGAACAGCACCACGGCCCCTTCGGGCGGCGCGGTGCTCGCAACGTCCTTGAGGTCTTCGGGCTTGGCCGCCTTGAACGTGTCCCCGAGTTTGTAGGGGTCGTCGGCCGCGAGTGCCACGAATGGCACAAGCACAAAGGCGAACGTGAGGAGCGGGCGCATCGGACAAGCTCCGAAGGGAATAGGGAAGGCAAGAGCCAATTGTAGGCTTGTGAGCGGTATAAGCCCGCCGGTGAGCGGAACGGAAACCCGAGACGGTCAACGGAATGCCGCCGCACCAGCAGGCTTACACCGCCACTCGCTTCGGTTATACTCTCCCGCAACCCGCCGGAGATGCTGCATGTTCCGCGCCCCGCTCGCCGCGCTGTCGCTCATCGCATTCGGAACCGTTGCCCGAGGCGCAGACGCACCTCGCCCGCTGGTGCCGACCCATCAGGTGAAGCTCAACGGCCACACGTTCACGCTGCCCGAAGGGTTCACCATCGAACTCGCGGCCGGCGCGGACCTGGCACCGCGCCCCATCGCCGCCGCGTTCGACCCAAAGGGCCGCCTCTACGTCACGGATTCGTCCGGCTCGAACGAGAACGTGAAGGTGCAGTTGGAGAAGAAGCCGCACCGCGTTCTGCGGCTCGAATCGACCAAGGGCGACGGCGTCTTCGACAAACAGACCGTGTTCGTGAAGAACATCATGTTCCCCGAGGGGTGCATGTGGCTCAACGGCGCGCTGTACGTCGCCGCCCCGCCGCACATCTTGAAGTTCACCGACACGAACGACGACGGCATCGCAGACAGGGAAGAGATCTGGTTCGACGGCAAGACGCTCACCGGCTGCGCCAACGACCTCCACGGCCCGTACCCCGGGCCGGACGGCTACGTCTACTGGACGAAGGGCGCCTTCGCGAAGCAGGAGTACGTTCTGCCGAACGGGAAGAAGCTCGGAACGCGGGCGGCCCACATCTTCCGCGCCACGCCCGACGGCAAGAACATCGAACCCGTCATGACCGGCGGCATGGACAACCCGGTGGACCTCGTGTTCACCCCGTCGGGCGACATCGTTTTCAACACGACGTTTTTCCAGCACCCCGCCAACGGGCGGCGCGACGGCCTCGTTCACGCGATCTACGGCGCCGTGTACGGCAAGGACCACGATGTCGTTTACGACCACCCGTGGACCTCACCGCAACTCATGCCGCCGATGACGCACCTCGGACCGGCGGCGCCGGCCGGGCTGCACCGCTATGAGAACGACCAGTTCGGCGCGGAGTACACGAACAACATCTTTTGCTGCCAGTTCAACATGCGGAAGGTGAGCCGGCACGTCCTCGTTCCGAAGGGCTCGACCTACGAAACGCGCGACTCCGACTTCCTCGCGTCCGACAGCATCGACTTCCACCCGACGGACGTGATCGAGGACGCCGACGGGTCGCTGCTGGTCGTGGACACCGGCGGCTGGTACAAGCTGTGTTGTCCCACGTCGCAGCTCGTGAAGCCGGACGTAACCGGTGCCATCTACCGCGTGAAAAAGGTCGGGGCGCACAAAGAAAGGGCGAAGCCGAAGCCCCTCCCGCTGTCGCACCTGCGCGAGATCGCGCTGACGCGCGACCCGAAGGGGTTCAAGGAAGCTCTTGCGGCCCTCCGGTCGCCCGACCTGCACACGCGCCGCCTCGGGGCCGAGGCGCTCGGCCGCATCGGCAACGTCAAAGCAACCGCGGCCCTTCTCGGCGCGCTCACGGACGAGAGAAATGATCGCGAACTCGACCACGCCCTCACCTACGCACTCATCGAGATCGGTGACGCGCCCGGCACGCGCGCCGGGCTCGCTTCGCCCTCGCCGCGGGTGCGCCGCGCGGCCCTCGCCGCCCTGTCGTACATCCCCAGCGGCCTCGAACCGAAGGCAGTGCTCGCCGAACTGGACGCGCCGGACGCCGCGATGCGCGACACGGCTTGGTGGGTCGCGGGACGGAACGCGCAGTGGGGAGATGAGCTTGCAGGGTACTTCAAAACCAAATTGAAGGCCGCAGACAAGTTAAAACCGGAGGATCGCGCCGACCTCGCGAACCGACTCGTCCGGTTCGCAAGCAGCCCGGGCGTCCAAAAGGTGCTCGGCGAAACCCCGGCCGCCAACCCGGCCGCCGCCCGGCTCGCGCTCGGGGTGATGGAACGGTCCGGCCTCAAAGCGCTGCCGGCGGCCTGGAAGCTGAGCCTTTCAAGCGCGATCGCCTCGGAGCATGAGTCGGTCGCGCTGCTCGGCTGCGCCGTCCTGCGGGCCGTGCCGCCGAGCGAGCAGGACCACACGGACGTGCTGACGATGGCGGAACTGGGCCGCGGCGCACACAACCGCCCGCGAACGGACTCCGAACGGCTGGCTCTCTTGAGTACGTCACGGCCGGGCACCGTGAAGCTCACACCCGCCGACCTCACGCGCGCGCTCAAGGCACTCGATCGCAACGCCACCCCGGCCGACCGGTTCCTTGCGAC belongs to Gemmata obscuriglobus and includes:
- a CDS encoding PVC-type heme-binding CxxCH protein; protein product: MFRAPLAALSLIAFGTVARGADAPRPLVPTHQVKLNGHTFTLPEGFTIELAAGADLAPRPIAAAFDPKGRLYVTDSSGSNENVKVQLEKKPHRVLRLESTKGDGVFDKQTVFVKNIMFPEGCMWLNGALYVAAPPHILKFTDTNDDGIADREEIWFDGKTLTGCANDLHGPYPGPDGYVYWTKGAFAKQEYVLPNGKKLGTRAAHIFRATPDGKNIEPVMTGGMDNPVDLVFTPSGDIVFNTTFFQHPANGRRDGLVHAIYGAVYGKDHDVVYDHPWTSPQLMPPMTHLGPAAPAGLHRYENDQFGAEYTNNIFCCQFNMRKVSRHVLVPKGSTYETRDSDFLASDSIDFHPTDVIEDADGSLLVVDTGGWYKLCCPTSQLVKPDVTGAIYRVKKVGAHKERAKPKPLPLSHLREIALTRDPKGFKEALAALRSPDLHTRRLGAEALGRIGNVKATAALLGALTDERNDRELDHALTYALIEIGDAPGTRAGLASPSPRVRRAALAALSYIPSGLEPKAVLAELDAPDAAMRDTAWWVAGRNAQWGDELAGYFKTKLKAADKLKPEDRADLANRLVRFASSPGVQKVLGETPAANPAAARLALGVMERSGLKALPAAWKLSLSSAIASEHESVALLGCAVLRAVPPSEQDHTDVLTMAELGRGAHNRPRTDSERLALLSTSRPGTVKLTPADLTRALKALDRNATPADRFLATEALTRAKLDPEQFTTLAAALKTVSPLEFSRILQLFARSADEKVGIALVESLRQSSVRLGVRTEVVKPILDKYPATVKVEAEKLYAELAAARKDETARLDQLLSEMKPGDIRRGQLVFNGTKANCIACHKVGYVGGTAGPDLTRIGGIRTERDLLESILYPSASFVRSYEPVRVVTKDDRTLNGVLKKDAPEEVVIVVAADKEERIARSEIESLAPSTVSLMPGGLEQQLTPLELADLIAFLKACK